One window of Pirellulales bacterium genomic DNA carries:
- the truA gene encoding tRNA pseudouridine(38-40) synthase TruA, translating to MRTFKLTLAYDGTAYAGWQLQPGKPTIQAALETALHKVTGETIRAAASGRTDAGVHALGQVVSFHSSTALSCETLCNALNAELPRDIAALAVRPAADGFHARRDCIRKRYRYLIHDGPVADVFRRRVAWQYRQPLDAGRMSRAAQAFVGTHDFRSFESRWPQRSSSVRTIYEATVERGRGERTHLLACEFSGNGFLYNMVRAMVGTLVEVGRGVRPEGWPAEVIAAGARSAAGMTAPAHGLFLVRVDYPSAEGPTE from the coding sequence ATGCGCACCTTCAAGCTCACCCTGGCCTACGACGGCACCGCCTACGCCGGCTGGCAGTTGCAGCCCGGCAAGCCGACTATTCAGGCCGCCTTGGAAACCGCGCTGCACAAGGTCACGGGCGAGACGATCCGCGCCGCGGCCAGCGGCCGTACCGATGCCGGCGTTCACGCGCTCGGCCAGGTCGTGAGCTTTCACAGCAGCACGGCGCTTTCGTGCGAGACGCTGTGCAATGCGCTCAACGCCGAGCTGCCGCGCGACATCGCGGCCCTCGCGGTGCGACCGGCCGCCGATGGCTTTCACGCGCGCCGTGACTGCATCCGCAAGCGATACCGTTATTTGATTCATGACGGGCCAGTGGCCGACGTTTTTCGTCGCCGCGTTGCCTGGCAATACAGGCAGCCGCTCGATGCCGGCCGGATGTCGCGCGCGGCACAAGCGTTCGTCGGCACGCACGATTTTCGCAGTTTCGAGTCGCGCTGGCCGCAGCGCTCGTCGAGTGTCCGCACGATTTACGAAGCGACCGTCGAGCGGGGCAGGGGGGAGCGAACGCATCTGCTGGCGTGCGAATTCTCAGGCAACGGGTTTTTGTACAACATGGTCCGCGCGATGGTGGGCACGCTGGTCGAAGTAGGGCGCGGCGTAAGGCCCGAGGGCTGGCCGGCCGAGGTAATCGCGGCCGGCGCCCGCAGCGCTGCGGGCATGACCGCGCCCGCGCACGGATTGTTTCTGGTGCGCGTTGATTACCCATCCGCGGAAGGTCCGACAGAGTAG